Proteins encoded in a region of the Podarcis muralis chromosome 2, rPodMur119.hap1.1, whole genome shotgun sequence genome:
- the LOC114592304 gene encoding zinc finger protein RFP-like isoform X1 — protein MAASGRPVENLRDEATCSICLEYFKDPVTIPECGHNFCRSCLILFWGESEAEASCPQCRKTVQRRSLIPNQQPANLEELIENLSLQEGKEEGGKGEVCEKHQEPLKLFCKEDEAPICLVCDRSKEHKHHKVIPLEEASKEYKEKICRRLEILRKEREEILAYLAALDKESEDLLKLRETEMMEAVEKFRELHKLLEEKVKRLLNDVKEVKKIAERMDEQLDRLFRNLSSLERIIQEMEEKSQQPASELPQDVRRTLQRYEKRESPEKPLPFPPELRNRVLESCDLNHLAEDAMKQWKDAVLFRKQFQKKNVTLDPDTAHPCLILSEDGKSVRNGDKRQALPDNPERFNKRHCVLGCEGFTAGRHFWEVTVGSGGKWVVGVARKSVRRKGSFPLFPERGIWAVEKWGGEYFACTSYFHSLLSLFWEPRRIRVTLDYEGGRVSFYDADSGAELYTFSGASFSGETLLPFFDLEGNYKTQLSIS, from the exons ATGGCTGCATCTGGGCGTCCCGTCGAGAATCTCCGTGATGAAGCCACGTGCTCCATCTGCCTGGAATATTTTAAGGATCCAgtgaccatcccagagtgtgggcacaacttctgccgatcCTGCCTGATCCTGTTCTGGGGGGAATCGGAGgcagaggcttcctgccctcagtGCAGAAAAacagtccagagaaggagcctcatcCCTAACCAGCAACCGGCAAACTTAGAAGAATTAATCGAGAATCTCAGccttcaagagggaaaggaggaaggagggaaaggagaagtctgtgagaagcaccaggagcccctgaagctcttctgcaaggaggatgaagcccccatctgcctGGTGTGCGACAGATCCAAGGAGCACAAACACcacaaggtgattcctctggaggAGGCTTCCAAGGAATACAAG gAAAAGATCTGTCGCCGCCTGGAGAttctgaggaaagagagagaggaaattctgGCCTATCTAGCAGCCCTGGACAAGGAAAGCGAAGACCTCCTT AAATTAAGAGAAACGGAGATGATGGAGGCTGTGGAGAAGTTCAGAGAACTGCACAAGTTACTGGAAGAAAAAGTGAAACGTCTGCTGAATGATGTGAAAGAGGTGAAGAAGATTGCAGAGAGAATGGATGAGCAACTGGACAGACTCTTCAGGAATCTCTCCTCTCTTGAAAGGATCAtccaggagatggaggagaaaagtcagcagccagcgagtgaactccCGCAG GATGTGAGAAGGACCTTGCAGAG GTATGAGAAAAGAGAGAGTCCAGAGAAGCCACTGCCTTTCCCTCCAGAACTGAGGAACAGGGTCTTGGAATCCTGTGATCTAAATCACCTTGCGGAGGATGCAATGAAACAATGGAAAG ATGCTGTGTTATTCAGAAAACAGTTTCAGAAAA AAAATGTCACTCTGGATCCAGACACAGCCCATCCCTGCCTCATCCTGTCTGAGGATGGGAAAAGCGTGAGAAATGGAGACAAACGTCAAGCCCTTCCTGATAATCCTGAGAGATTCAACAAGCGGCATTGTGTGTTGGGATGTGAGGGATTCACAGcaggcagacatttctgggaagtcacTGTGGGAAGTGGGGGAAAGTGGGTTGTGGGGGTCGCCAGGAAGTCTGTGAGGAGAAAGGGCAGCTTTCCCTTATTCCCTGAGAGAGGGATCTGGGCTgtggagaagtggggaggggaataCTTTGCCTGCACCTCCTATTTTCACTCTCTTCTGTCCCTGTTTTGGGAGCCCAGGAGGATCCGGGTGACTCTGGACTATGAAGGGGGACGTGTGTCTTTTTATGACGCCGACTCAGGAGCCGAACTCTACACGTTCTCAGGAGCCTCGTTCTCTGGAGagaccctcctccctttctttgaCCTGGAGGGAAATTATAAAACCCAGCTCAGTATCTCCTGA
- the LOC114592304 gene encoding zinc finger protein RFP-like isoform X2: MAASGRPVENLRDEATCSICLEYFKDPVTIPECGHNFCRSCLILFWGESEAEASCPQCRKTVQRRSLIPNQQPANLEELIENLSLQEGKEEGGKGEVCEKHQEPLKLFCKEDEAPICLVCDRSKEHKHHKVIPLEEASKEYKEKICRRLEILRKEREEILAYLAALDKESEDLLKLRETEMMEAVEKFRELHKLLEEKVKRLLNDVKEVKKIAERMDEQLDRLFRNLSSLERIIQEMEEKSQQPASELPQDVRRTLQRYEKRESPEKPLPFPPELRNRVLESCDLNHLAEDAMKQWKENVTLDPDTAHPCLILSEDGKSVRNGDKRQALPDNPERFNKRHCVLGCEGFTAGRHFWEVTVGSGGKWVVGVARKSVRRKGSFPLFPERGIWAVEKWGGEYFACTSYFHSLLSLFWEPRRIRVTLDYEGGRVSFYDADSGAELYTFSGASFSGETLLPFFDLEGNYKTQLSIS; this comes from the exons ATGGCTGCATCTGGGCGTCCCGTCGAGAATCTCCGTGATGAAGCCACGTGCTCCATCTGCCTGGAATATTTTAAGGATCCAgtgaccatcccagagtgtgggcacaacttctgccgatcCTGCCTGATCCTGTTCTGGGGGGAATCGGAGgcagaggcttcctgccctcagtGCAGAAAAacagtccagagaaggagcctcatcCCTAACCAGCAACCGGCAAACTTAGAAGAATTAATCGAGAATCTCAGccttcaagagggaaaggaggaaggagggaaaggagaagtctgtgagaagcaccaggagcccctgaagctcttctgcaaggaggatgaagcccccatctgcctGGTGTGCGACAGATCCAAGGAGCACAAACACcacaaggtgattcctctggaggAGGCTTCCAAGGAATACAAG gAAAAGATCTGTCGCCGCCTGGAGAttctgaggaaagagagagaggaaattctgGCCTATCTAGCAGCCCTGGACAAGGAAAGCGAAGACCTCCTT AAATTAAGAGAAACGGAGATGATGGAGGCTGTGGAGAAGTTCAGAGAACTGCACAAGTTACTGGAAGAAAAAGTGAAACGTCTGCTGAATGATGTGAAAGAGGTGAAGAAGATTGCAGAGAGAATGGATGAGCAACTGGACAGACTCTTCAGGAATCTCTCCTCTCTTGAAAGGATCAtccaggagatggaggagaaaagtcagcagccagcgagtgaactccCGCAG GATGTGAGAAGGACCTTGCAGAG GTATGAGAAAAGAGAGAGTCCAGAGAAGCCACTGCCTTTCCCTCCAGAACTGAGGAACAGGGTCTTGGAATCCTGTGATCTAAATCACCTTGCGGAGGATGCAATGAAACAATGGAAAG AAAATGTCACTCTGGATCCAGACACAGCCCATCCCTGCCTCATCCTGTCTGAGGATGGGAAAAGCGTGAGAAATGGAGACAAACGTCAAGCCCTTCCTGATAATCCTGAGAGATTCAACAAGCGGCATTGTGTGTTGGGATGTGAGGGATTCACAGcaggcagacatttctgggaagtcacTGTGGGAAGTGGGGGAAAGTGGGTTGTGGGGGTCGCCAGGAAGTCTGTGAGGAGAAAGGGCAGCTTTCCCTTATTCCCTGAGAGAGGGATCTGGGCTgtggagaagtggggaggggaataCTTTGCCTGCACCTCCTATTTTCACTCTCTTCTGTCCCTGTTTTGGGAGCCCAGGAGGATCCGGGTGACTCTGGACTATGAAGGGGGACGTGTGTCTTTTTATGACGCCGACTCAGGAGCCGAACTCTACACGTTCTCAGGAGCCTCGTTCTCTGGAGagaccctcctccctttctttgaCCTGGAGGGAAATTATAAAACCCAGCTCAGTATCTCCTGA